Genomic segment of Deltaproteobacteria bacterium:
GCGGCTTTCAGGGCGCCGTTGACGTCTTTCTCGGTGACCGGTTTTCCCACTTCAACGGCCAGGTCGACGAGCGACACGTTGGGGGTGGGGACCCGGAGGGCTATGCCGTCGAGTTTTCCCTTCAGCGCGGGGATGACCTCGGTGACGGCCTTCGCCGCGCCCGTCGATGTGGGGACGATGGACATGGCCGCCGCCCGGGCACGCCTGAGGTCCTTGTGCGAGCCGTCGAGAAGGCGCTGGTCCATGGTGTAGGAGTGGACCGTCGTCATGAGCCCCTTGACGATGGAAAAGTTGTCATGCAGGACCTTCACCACCGGCGCCAGGCAGTTCGTGGTGCAGGAGGCGTTCGAGATGATGTGGTGTTTCGCCGGGTCGTAGGTGTCCTCGTTCACGCCCATGACAAAGGTGCCGTCCACGCCCTTGCCGGGCGCGGCGATAATGACCTTCTTCGCCCCTGCTTCGAGGTGCCCCACGCACTGGTCCCGCTTCCTGAACTTGCCCGTCGACTCCATGACGATGTCCACACCCAGGTCTTTCCAGGGAAGGGCCGAGAGATCGCCGGTCTCATTGGTGATCCGGATCCTTTTGCCGTCCACGATGAGGGCCGTCCCGTCGGTGGAGGCCGTAACGGGGAGTTTCCCGTGGACGGAGTCGTATTTCAGGAGGTGGAGAAGCGTTTCCGCCGCCGCTCGTGTGTTGACGGCCACGATCTCGATATCGCCCCTGCCGAGAGCGGCCCGGATGATATACCGGCCCACTCGCCCGAATCCGTTGATCGCTGCACGAACAGTCATCATAAACCTCCAGGATCAGAACATTAACATTGGTGAGATACCGAGCCGTGCCGGTATTTCCCCATATGGGCGTTGGATAGTATTATCACGGGTATTAGTCAACCGGTTTTTTGCATTTCTTCCATACAGAGGATCACCCCGATGGGTGACGGCCGAGAGATAACGGAAGGGACCCGCGTGCAAAGGCCCCGTTGCAAATCCTGTCTTGACAGAAACGGGAAACATTTATACAGTCACAAAATTATCAAGGGGGACCGGCGGTTATGACAGCATTTCGGGGCAAAGAATGGATCGCCTGCTTCTGTGCCTGTCTGGCCCTCTTTGTGTTTTCCGGGAAGGGGGAATGTGCCGATATGAATGAAAATATCCGTAAACCCGTTCTCGCCGGCGCCTGGTATCCGGGCACCGCGACCGCTCTGCGGTCCGACATAGTATCCTTTCTGGAAAACGTTCCTCCCGTCGTTCTGCCGGGAAAGGTCATCGCGCTGATCTCCCCGCACGCGGGGATCGTTTACTCGGGCCAGGTGGCGGCCTATGGGTTCGAGGCTGTCGAAAGAAATGACTACGATGCCGTCATCGTCGTCGGGATCAGTCACCGGGCCCGTTTCAACGGCGCGGCCCTTTACGACGGTGGGGGTTATGAAACGCCGCTTGGCGTGGCGAAGATCGACCGGGGCCTGGCGGAACAGATCATCGATCACGGCGGCAACCGGCTCTTTTTCAGTCAAAAGGATCCGGCGCCTGAAAACTCCATAGAGATACAGGTCCCCTTTCTGCAGGTGGCCCTTGAGGGGCTTCCCTTCGTTCCCGTCATGATGGGGAGCCAGGACATGAGTACCTGCCGGATGCTGGCCGACGCCATACTCGCGGCGACGGCAGGCAGGCGGGTGCTGCTGGTCGCCAGTACCGATCTGTCCCATTACCACGGTTACGACGCGGCCATGAAGCTCGACTCCCTGGCCCTGGAAAATATTGAGACCATGGACATCGAGGGCTTTACCCGCTGCGTCTCCACCGGCAGCTGCGAGGCCTGCGGGGCCGGCCCCGTCATCGTGGCCATGATGGTAGCGGAAAAGCTGGGTGCCCGGGCCAGGATCCTGCACTACGCCAACTCCGGTGATGTGACGGGAGACAAAAGCGGTGTCGTCGG
This window contains:
- the amrB gene encoding AmmeMemoRadiSam system protein B; its protein translation is MTAFRGKEWIACFCACLALFVFSGKGECADMNENIRKPVLAGAWYPGTATALRSDIVSFLENVPPVVLPGKVIALISPHAGIVYSGQVAAYGFEAVERNDYDAVIVVGISHRARFNGAALYDGGGYETPLGVAKIDRGLAEQIIDHGGNRLFFSQKDPAPENSIEIQVPFLQVALEGLPFVPVMMGSQDMSTCRMLADAILAATAGRRVLLVASTDLSHYHGYDAAMKLDSLALENIETMDIEGFTRCVSTGSCEACGAGPVIVAMMVAEKLGARARILHYANSGDVTGDKSGVVGYGSVAFYLPDAGEKEDEPERGVGVDMGLSETDKDLLLDLARKSIETKFTGGDVPACTVDSEILKQNMGAFVTLKKHGQLRGCIGFIEGRKPLLETVKEMARAAAFQDPRFRPVSREELDELTIEISALTPLRQIKDANEITVGTHGIYIVKGFRSGLLLPQVATEHHWDRIKFLQETCHKAGLPSDAWKDKESKIFIFSADIFGEEE
- the gap gene encoding type I glyceraldehyde-3-phosphate dehydrogenase, with protein sequence MTVRAAINGFGRVGRYIIRAALGRGDIEIVAVNTRAAAETLLHLLKYDSVHGKLPVTASTDGTALIVDGKRIRITNETGDLSALPWKDLGVDIVMESTGKFRKRDQCVGHLEAGAKKVIIAAPGKGVDGTFVMGVNEDTYDPAKHHIISNASCTTNCLAPVVKVLHDNFSIVKGLMTTVHSYTMDQRLLDGSHKDLRRARAAAMSIVPTSTGAAKAVTEVIPALKGKLDGIALRVPTPNVSLVDLAVEVGKPVTEKDVNGALKAAAEGPLRGIMAYCEEELVSVDFTSDPHSSIVDAPLTKVIDGNFVKVFSWYDNESGYACRMVDLAVYLGSKEEK